A region of Nostoc sp. 'Peltigera membranacea cyanobiont' N6 DNA encodes the following proteins:
- a CDS encoding YlqD family protein has protein sequence MDVSKSNLLLKRVVNVKVIVTPLWKEEVQQQLQTQINQLDQQLQQLDVEGQRAIAAIQKQSLQPPGPQTLQQIDNIQLQVNQKKSEFLEQKNQLLQNLQQVQFLQQDQEVNQFQMEGFFRVEIGDNLISKMQVEIVLRDGVVEEIRGDI, from the coding sequence ATGGATGTCTCCAAATCTAATTTGCTTCTGAAACGCGTCGTTAACGTCAAAGTTATTGTGACTCCTCTTTGGAAAGAGGAAGTACAACAGCAGCTGCAAACGCAGATCAATCAACTCGATCAGCAACTGCAACAGCTAGACGTAGAAGGACAAAGAGCGATCGCGGCAATTCAAAAGCAGAGTCTGCAACCACCCGGCCCCCAGACCCTCCAACAAATTGACAATATTCAACTCCAAGTCAATCAAAAGAAAAGTGAATTTCTAGAGCAGAAAAACCAGTTGCTGCAAAACCTCCAGCAAGTCCAGTTTCTCCAGCAAGATCAGGAAGTCAATCAGTTCCAAATGGAAGGCTTTTTCCGGGTAGAAATCGGTGATAACCTGATTAGCAAAATGCAAGTCGAAATCGTTCTGCGCGACGGCGTTGTAGAAGAAATTCGCGGCGACATTTAA
- a CDS encoding dihydrolipoamide acetyltransferase family protein, whose translation MSIHEVFMPALSSTMTEGKIVSWVKSPGDKVEKGETVVVVESDKADMDVETFYEGFLAHIIVEAGETAPVGSAIAFIAETEAEIEQAKSLANSGGVAAATTSSPEPIAATTSAATPALASQNGSNHKEGRLVVSPRARKLAKELKVDLTTLQGSGPHGRIVAEDVEALSNQGKQPATAPVAPPAPVPTSAPVAPPAPRTPAPAPVVAAVPGQIVPLTTFQNAVVRNMVATISVPVFRVGYTITTDGLDKLYKQIKSKGVTMTALLAKAVAVTLQKHPLLNASYSDQGIVYHSDINISVAVAMDDGGLITPVLQNADAVDIYSLSRTWKSLVERARAKQLQPQEYNSGTFTLSNLGMFGVDKFDAILPPGQGSILAIGASRPQVVATPDGLFGVRQQMQVNITSDHRIIYGAHAAAFLQDLAKLIETNPQSLTM comes from the coding sequence ATGAGCATTCACGAAGTATTTATGCCGGCGCTGAGTTCCACTATGACCGAAGGCAAAATCGTCTCCTGGGTGAAATCGCCAGGGGACAAAGTGGAAAAAGGCGAAACAGTGGTGGTTGTAGAGTCAGATAAGGCAGATATGGATGTAGAAACCTTTTACGAAGGATTTCTTGCCCATATCATAGTTGAAGCTGGTGAAACTGCCCCGGTAGGATCTGCGATCGCCTTCATCGCCGAAACGGAAGCTGAAATTGAACAGGCGAAATCTCTTGCCAATTCCGGTGGCGTGGCTGCTGCTACTACCTCTTCCCCTGAACCAATCGCCGCCACAACCTCAGCTGCAACACCTGCCTTAGCGTCTCAAAACGGGTCTAACCACAAAGAAGGAAGGCTTGTCGTTTCACCCCGGGCCCGCAAGTTAGCCAAAGAACTCAAGGTTGATTTAACTACACTCCAAGGTAGTGGCCCCCACGGTCGCATTGTCGCCGAAGATGTAGAAGCATTGTCCAATCAGGGCAAACAACCTGCCACTGCCCCAGTTGCCCCACCAGCACCTGTACCAACCAGTGCCCCAGTTGCACCCCCAGCACCTCGGACACCAGCGCCTGCACCAGTGGTAGCGGCTGTTCCTGGTCAAATCGTGCCTCTAACTACCTTCCAAAATGCCGTAGTACGGAACATGGTAGCTACCATATCCGTGCCCGTCTTCCGTGTCGGTTATACAATTACCACCGATGGATTAGATAAACTTTATAAACAAATTAAATCCAAAGGTGTGACAATGACAGCGTTACTGGCGAAAGCTGTAGCGGTGACATTGCAAAAACACCCATTGTTAAATGCTAGCTACTCAGACCAGGGTATTGTTTATCATTCTGATATCAACATTTCTGTAGCAGTTGCGATGGATGATGGCGGATTAATTACACCTGTGCTGCAAAATGCAGATGCGGTGGATATTTATTCTCTATCGCGGACTTGGAAATCTTTGGTAGAACGGGCGAGGGCAAAACAATTACAGCCCCAAGAATACAACAGTGGTACTTTTACCCTGTCCAATTTGGGAATGTTTGGCGTAGACAAATTTGATGCGATTTTGCCGCCTGGACAAGGCTCAATTTTAGCGATCGGGGCATCCCGTCCACAAGTGGTAGCAACACCCGACGGTTTATTTGGCGTGCGTCAACAAATGCAAGTCAATATTACTTCTGACCATCGGATTATTTACGGTGCCCATGCTGCGGCGTTCTTGCAAGATTTAGCAAAATTGATTGAGACGAATCCTCAATCTTTGACAATGTAA
- a CDS encoding PIN/TRAM domain-containing protein, whose amino-acid sequence MLDAIIIFSFILAASGIGFYSIELLPNGALDEVTNLEALRLVVAVFAAIIGGAIGLSFQTTYRRLESQVKEMPLEVILTRAIGLVIGLLLANLMLAPLFLLPIPADFGFIKPLVAVVGSIILSVTGMNLADTHGRGLLRFINPNTVESMVVEGTLKPANTKVLDTSCIIDGRIEALLETGFLEGQILVPQFVLQELQQVADASKDQKRVRGRRGLEILNRIKEDYPDRILINAVDYEDIPTVDAKLVRFAQEISGTLLTNDYNLSKVASVQKVPVLNVNDLVNAVRPSYLPGDNLDLKILKEGKEPSQGIGYLDDGTMVVVEEGSNYVGGELRVVVTSALQTTAGRMIFAKPQASALA is encoded by the coding sequence ATGCTTGACGCAATTATCATTTTCTCATTTATCCTGGCAGCTTCGGGAATAGGGTTCTACAGCATTGAACTACTACCCAATGGGGCGCTAGACGAGGTAACAAATCTTGAGGCTTTACGCTTAGTTGTTGCCGTCTTTGCCGCGATTATTGGTGGTGCGATCGGACTGAGTTTCCAGACGACATATCGTCGCCTAGAATCACAAGTCAAAGAAATGCCTCTGGAAGTGATTTTAACTCGTGCGATCGGCTTAGTAATTGGTTTATTGCTAGCTAACCTGATGTTAGCCCCACTATTTTTACTACCTATACCGGCAGATTTTGGATTTATTAAGCCACTTGTGGCAGTTGTCGGTAGTATTATCCTCTCCGTCACTGGTATGAACTTGGCAGATACCCACGGGCGGGGCTTATTGCGGTTCATTAATCCCAACACTGTTGAATCAATGGTTGTGGAAGGAACGCTAAAACCAGCTAATACCAAAGTTTTAGATACCAGTTGCATTATTGATGGTCGCATAGAAGCGCTACTAGAAACAGGCTTTCTGGAAGGACAAATTCTCGTACCGCAATTTGTCTTGCAAGAACTCCAGCAAGTAGCTGATGCTAGCAAAGACCAAAAACGGGTGCGGGGAAGACGAGGACTAGAAATTCTCAACCGCATTAAGGAAGATTATCCCGATCGCATCCTGATTAATGCAGTTGACTATGAAGATATTCCCACAGTAGATGCCAAATTGGTACGTTTTGCCCAAGAAATTAGCGGTACATTGCTAACTAACGACTACAACTTGTCTAAAGTCGCCAGTGTTCAAAAAGTACCTGTTTTGAATGTGAATGATTTAGTAAATGCCGTCCGTCCTAGTTATTTACCTGGCGACAACCTTGATTTAAAAATTCTCAAGGAAGGCAAAGAACCCAGTCAAGGTATTGGCTACCTAGATGATGGCACAATGGTAGTAGTTGAAGAAGGCAGCAATTATGTGGGTGGTGAACTGCGAGTAGTAGTCACCAGCGCTTTGCAAACTACCGCAGGAAGAATGATTTTTGCCAAACCCCAAGCTTCAGCATTGGCGTGA
- the hemW gene encoding radical SAM family heme chaperone HemW, translating to MSQKFSVSGIASSAYVHIPFCRRRCFYCDFPVSVVGDRLRGETSGTISQYVEVLCQEIAITPALGQPLKTIFFGGGTPSLLSTEQLQRIVTGLEKHFGIAAGAEISMEIDPATFDLAHIAGYRSAGVNRVSLGVQAFQEELLQKAGRSHSVEDIFAAVELIHQVEIPEFSLDLISGLPHQSLDQWQDSLTKAVALLPTHISIYDLTIEPGTAFGRYYKPGDTPLPTDEATVKMYQMGQQVLTGAGYDHYEISNYAQPGHQCQHNRVYWENRPYYGFGMGAASYVEGKRFTRPRKTREYYQWVQAGAVIDCDVTPPKEVLLETLMLGLRLAEGLSLVALIEAFGQEKVEEICRCLQGYFDKGWVEIAEGRLRLIDPQGFLFSNVVLAELFEKLG from the coding sequence ATGAGTCAAAAATTTAGTGTTTCTGGAATTGCGAGTTCAGCTTATGTGCATATTCCCTTTTGCAGACGGCGGTGCTTTTATTGTGATTTTCCGGTGTCTGTTGTGGGCGATCGCTTGCGGGGCGAAACATCTGGTACTATCTCCCAATATGTTGAGGTGCTATGTCAAGAAATTGCCATTACACCAGCCTTGGGTCAACCTCTAAAGACAATTTTCTTTGGTGGTGGTACTCCTTCGCTGCTATCAACAGAACAGCTACAACGAATAGTAACAGGGCTAGAGAAGCATTTTGGTATTGCAGCTGGTGCAGAGATTTCTATGGAAATTGACCCAGCCACCTTTGATTTAGCCCATATAGCAGGCTATCGCAGTGCAGGCGTGAACCGGGTAAGTTTGGGCGTACAAGCCTTTCAAGAAGAATTATTGCAGAAGGCGGGGCGATCGCACTCAGTTGAAGATATTTTTGCAGCTGTGGAACTAATCCACCAAGTTGAGATTCCCGAATTCAGCTTAGACTTAATTTCTGGGTTGCCGCATCAGTCTTTGGATCAATGGCAAGATTCTCTAACAAAAGCGGTGGCGCTTTTACCCACTCATATTTCTATCTACGATCTTACCATTGAGCCAGGTACAGCCTTTGGTCGTTACTACAAACCTGGCGATACTCCTTTACCGACGGATGAAGCCACAGTCAAAATGTACCAGATGGGGCAGCAGGTTTTGACTGGTGCAGGTTACGACCATTATGAGATTTCTAATTATGCCCAACCCGGTCATCAGTGCCAACATAATCGAGTGTATTGGGAAAACCGCCCTTACTACGGCTTTGGGATGGGTGCGGCGAGTTATGTTGAGGGGAAACGCTTCACTCGTCCGCGCAAGACTAGGGAGTATTACCAGTGGGTACAAGCTGGTGCTGTGATTGATTGTGATGTGACTCCCCCAAAAGAAGTATTGTTAGAAACGTTAATGTTGGGGTTGCGTTTGGCGGAGGGTTTGAGTTTGGTGGCTTTGATAGAGGCGTTTGGACAAGAGAAGGTGGAGGAAATTTGCAGGTGTTTGCAAGGGTATTTTGATAAAGGTTGGGTGGAGATTGCAGAGGGAAGGTTGCGTTTGATCGATCCCCAAGGGTTTTTGTTTTCTAATGTGGTGTTGGCGGAGTTGTTTGAGAAGTTGGGGTGA
- a CDS encoding UTP--glucose-1-phosphate uridylyltransferase: MQKNQVRKAVIPVAGFGTRLFPATKVVKKELFPIIDRDGRAKPVILAIIEEAISAGIAEVGIVVQPDDREIFADLLKNPPKKELLQKLSPQNQEYSRYLEDLGSRITILLQEEQLGYGHAVFCAKDWVQDEPFLLMLGDHIYTSDIEKSCASQVLDVYEQVNQSVVGLTTMPAEIIHKAGCATGVWQELNSILSVTQLYEKPTVEYAQKHLHVEGMADNEFLGIFGLYLLTPKIFDFLAEHINQNFRERGEFQLTSCLEKLHQEEGMTGYVVKGKCFDTGLPDAYRQTMIDFRNF, from the coding sequence ATGCAGAAAAATCAAGTTAGAAAAGCTGTGATTCCGGTAGCTGGTTTCGGGACTCGGTTGTTTCCAGCTACCAAAGTTGTGAAAAAAGAACTTTTTCCGATTATCGATCGAGATGGTAGGGCAAAACCTGTGATTCTTGCAATTATTGAAGAAGCAATTAGTGCTGGAATTGCAGAAGTGGGGATTGTAGTGCAGCCGGACGATCGAGAAATATTTGCAGATTTATTGAAAAATCCACCTAAAAAAGAACTTTTACAAAAACTTTCACCACAAAATCAAGAATATAGCCGATATCTGGAAGATTTAGGTAGCAGAATTACAATTTTATTGCAAGAGGAACAATTAGGTTATGGTCATGCAGTATTTTGTGCTAAAGATTGGGTACAAGATGAGCCGTTTTTGTTAATGTTGGGCGACCACATTTATACATCTGATATTGAAAAATCTTGTGCTAGTCAAGTTTTAGATGTTTACGAACAAGTTAATCAAAGCGTTGTGGGTTTGACTACAATGCCAGCAGAAATTATTCATAAAGCTGGGTGTGCAACAGGAGTTTGGCAAGAGTTAAACTCGATTTTGTCAGTAACGCAACTATATGAAAAACCGACTGTTGAGTATGCACAAAAGCATTTACATGTAGAGGGAATGGCAGACAATGAGTTTTTAGGCATATTTGGTTTGTATTTACTCACGCCGAAAATTTTTGACTTTCTAGCAGAACATATCAACCAAAATTTTCGAGAGCGAGGTGAATTTCAGCTAACATCCTGTCTAGAAAAATTGCATCAAGAAGAGGGAATGACCGGATATGTTGTGAAAGGTAAGTGTTTTGATACAGGATTGCCAGATGCTTATCGTCAGACAATGATTGATTTTAGAAATTTCTAG
- a CDS encoding THUMP domain-containing class I SAM-dependent RNA methyltransferase, which translates to MKNRNYTSKVHLRGLREIELLVTINYELRMMNYFATVARGLETLAAQELEQLGANSVEPGFCGVAFEGDRTLLYRVNLWARLPFRILVNIHDFPCLDAKDLYRGIQTIDWQNYVTPDMTLAVNVTGKNDRLNHSHFTSLQVKNAIVDQQQEKLGERSNVELHEPDVRINVHIERDFCTVKLDSSGNSLHRRGYRPAVGSAPLKESLASALIQLSGWQPNQMFYDPLCGSGTLPLEASLKALNIAPGLFRDCFGFENWLDFDLPLLEKLLQEAKDSQLDNLTAPIWGSDRDENVIEQAINNAQNCGVDNHIWFSQMELADVVAPADSGILLCNPPYGERLGRDSDLGAFYKLLGDVLKQRFKGWTAFVLSGNKELSQSIGLKSSQRMAVYNGTIPCQLMKYELY; encoded by the coding sequence ATGAAAAATCGCAACTACACAAGCAAAGTTCACCTCCGTGGACTAAGAGAAATTGAGTTGCTAGTAACTATTAATTACGAATTACGAATGATGAATTATTTTGCAACGGTTGCTCGTGGATTAGAAACTCTCGCGGCTCAAGAGTTAGAGCAATTGGGAGCCAATTCTGTGGAACCAGGGTTTTGTGGTGTAGCCTTTGAAGGCGATCGCACTCTCCTTTATCGCGTCAACCTCTGGGCTAGGCTACCGTTCCGAATCTTGGTGAATATCCATGATTTTCCATGCCTTGATGCTAAGGATCTCTATCGCGGCATCCAGACTATCGATTGGCAAAACTATGTAACGCCAGACATGACCCTAGCGGTGAATGTCACAGGCAAAAACGATCGCCTCAATCACAGCCACTTCACATCGCTCCAAGTCAAAAATGCGATCGTCGATCAGCAGCAAGAAAAGCTGGGTGAGCGTTCAAATGTAGAGCTTCATGAACCAGATGTGCGGATTAATGTTCATATTGAACGCGATTTTTGTACCGTCAAACTCGACAGTTCTGGAAATAGTCTGCACCGCCGAGGCTATCGCCCTGCCGTTGGATCGGCCCCTCTCAAGGAATCTCTGGCTTCAGCCCTCATTCAACTTTCGGGCTGGCAGCCAAATCAGATGTTCTACGATCCTCTGTGTGGTTCTGGTACTTTACCTCTGGAAGCTAGCTTAAAAGCACTTAATATAGCGCCAGGTCTATTTCGTGATTGCTTTGGATTTGAAAATTGGCTCGATTTTGACCTGCCTCTTTTAGAAAAGCTGCTCCAAGAAGCTAAGGACAGTCAATTGGATAACTTGACCGCACCTATTTGGGGAAGCGATCGCGACGAAAATGTAATTGAGCAAGCGATTAATAATGCTCAAAACTGCGGCGTTGATAACCATATATGGTTTTCTCAAATGGAGTTAGCCGATGTTGTCGCCCCCGCAGACAGTGGAATTTTATTATGCAATCCACCTTATGGCGAACGGCTGGGGCGAGATAGTGATTTAGGGGCATTTTACAAACTTTTGGGCGATGTCTTGAAACAACGCTTCAAGGGCTGGACTGCATTTGTGCTAAGTGGTAACAAGGAACTATCTCAATCCATTGGACTGAAATCATCCCAACGGATGGCGGTGTACAACGGAACTATACCTTGTCAGTTAATGAAATATGAGTTGTACTAA
- the trxA gene encoding thioredoxin, producing the protein MATKKQFDSFEEMLSASDVPVLVDFYADWCGPCQMMVPILEQVNAQLKDRLRIVKIDTEKYTDLASQYKISSLPTLVLFKQGQPVERIEGVMQAPQLVQYLQTKI; encoded by the coding sequence ATGGCAACTAAAAAACAATTTGACAGCTTTGAAGAGATGCTGTCTGCTTCTGATGTACCTGTATTAGTAGATTTTTACGCTGACTGGTGTGGCCCATGTCAAATGATGGTGCCAATTTTAGAGCAAGTCAATGCCCAACTTAAAGATCGCTTGCGCATTGTCAAAATTGACACAGAAAAATACACAGATTTGGCGAGTCAATATAAAATTTCCTCTCTCCCAACCTTAGTACTATTTAAGCAGGGTCAGCCTGTGGAACGAATAGAGGGAGTAATGCAAGCACCACAGTTGGTGCAGTATCTACAAACAAAGATTTAA